The Stappia sp. genome window below encodes:
- a CDS encoding DUF2924 domain-containing protein, protein MTTHDPIPARLAALKTATTPELKAQWRDLFDSEPPPFNRRYLESRLAYRIQELAYGGLKPETIRRLERLGEELDGGDRKKSRMRADTMPIAGTRLIREWQGVEHVVTVTAEGFEWQGRPYRSLSAIARAITGTRWNGWVFFGLKNRRART, encoded by the coding sequence ATGACGACCCACGATCCCATCCCCGCGCGCCTGGCCGCGCTCAAGACCGCGACGACGCCGGAGCTGAAGGCGCAATGGCGTGATCTGTTCGACAGCGAACCACCGCCATTCAACCGCCGCTACCTTGAATCCCGCCTGGCCTACCGCATCCAGGAACTGGCCTATGGTGGGCTGAAACCGGAGACGATCCGGCGGCTGGAACGGCTGGGCGAAGAGCTCGACGGTGGCGACCGAAAGAAGAGCCGGATGCGCGCCGACACCATGCCCATCGCCGGCACGCGGCTGATCCGCGAATGGCAGGGCGTCGAGCACGTCGTCACCGTCACGGCGGAAGGCTTCGAATGGCAGGGGCGGCCCTACAGGTCGCTGTCGGCCATCGCGCGCGCCATCACCGGCACGCGCTGGAACGGCTGGGTGTTCTTCGGGCTGAAGAACCGGAGGGCGCGGACATGA
- a CDS encoding AAA family ATPase, whose product MTVTLSEMQSRAIAAIRDWYETRRHEQQVFRVFGYAGTGKTTTTAQAIEALGLAPMTPGAPGGVLFGAFTGKAALVMTRKGTPAQTIHSLIYRVSEATPEEIERVTEDLAELRRELPRMGPAERDFAMKRIAQLEMRLEDIHQPKFLINEQSILRDADLLVLDEVSMVGEDLGRDLLAFGKPILVLGDPGQLPPVKGAGFFTEAAPDVMLTEVHRQAEDSAILRLATLARQGTPIPMGAHDDNVWKMSRHEVGPAQMLRGGQVLCGTNATRRWLNTAMKRAAGFEADYPTGNGEKIICLKNRHDLGLINGMFLTLSDVRQDPDDAFAFSAMVETEDGESIAGRQSFWRGEYADHIAYDPERGRREWQIKRGLIESSWGYAITCHKAQGSQWENVVVFDDGFGRSAADRNRWLYTAITRAERGLVILA is encoded by the coding sequence ATGACCGTCACGCTTTCCGAAATGCAGAGCCGCGCCATCGCGGCCATCCGCGACTGGTACGAGACCCGCCGCCACGAGCAGCAGGTGTTCCGGGTGTTCGGCTATGCCGGCACCGGCAAGACCACGACCACCGCGCAGGCGATCGAGGCGCTGGGGCTGGCGCCGATGACCCCCGGCGCCCCGGGCGGCGTGCTTTTCGGCGCCTTCACCGGCAAGGCCGCGCTCGTCATGACGCGCAAGGGCACGCCCGCGCAGACCATCCATAGCCTGATCTACCGCGTCTCCGAGGCGACGCCGGAAGAGATCGAGCGGGTGACCGAGGACCTGGCGGAGTTGCGTCGCGAGCTGCCGCGCATGGGGCCGGCCGAGCGAGACTTCGCCATGAAGCGGATCGCCCAGCTCGAGATGCGGCTCGAGGACATCCACCAGCCCAAGTTCCTGATCAACGAGCAGTCCATCCTGCGCGACGCGGACCTCCTCGTCCTCGACGAGGTGTCGATGGTGGGCGAGGATTTGGGGCGCGACCTTCTCGCTTTCGGCAAGCCCATCCTCGTGCTGGGCGATCCGGGCCAGCTGCCGCCTGTGAAGGGCGCCGGGTTCTTCACCGAGGCCGCGCCGGACGTGATGCTGACCGAAGTGCATCGGCAGGCCGAGGACAGCGCCATCCTGCGGCTTGCTACGCTGGCGCGGCAGGGCACGCCGATCCCGATGGGCGCGCATGACGACAATGTCTGGAAGATGTCGCGCCACGAGGTCGGCCCGGCGCAGATGCTGCGCGGCGGCCAGGTGCTCTGCGGCACCAACGCGACGCGGCGCTGGCTGAACACCGCCATGAAGCGCGCGGCGGGGTTCGAGGCCGACTATCCGACCGGCAACGGCGAGAAGATCATCTGCCTCAAGAACCGTCACGATCTCGGGCTGATCAACGGCATGTTCCTGACGCTGAGCGATGTGCGCCAGGATCCTGACGACGCCTTCGCCTTCAGCGCCATGGTCGAGACCGAGGACGGCGAGAGTATCGCCGGGCGGCAGAGCTTCTGGCGTGGCGAGTATGCCGACCATATCGCCTACGACCCCGAGCGCGGGCGCCGCGAATGGCAGATCAAGCGCGGCCTGATCGAGAGCAGCTGGGGCTACGCGATCACCTGCCACAAGGCGCAGGGTTCGCAATGGGAGAACGTGGTCGTCTTCGACGATGGCTTCGGCCGCTCGGCGGCCGACAGGAACCGCTGGCTCTATACCGCGATCACGCGGGCCGAGCGGGGGCTGGTGATCCTTGCTTGA
- a CDS encoding DUF6511 domain-containing protein, translated as MPCALCGRREARGFGYYHGLRWDRHPHHRFCSMTCLTAGSANAKRNHGMIDKTDMETRAIREARRELAEALTEMGLMEPFFDRPAEDIDRLIEACVDGFQASMQRQSDAGDVPF; from the coding sequence GTGCCCTGCGCGCTTTGCGGTCGGCGGGAGGCCCGGGGCTTCGGCTACTACCACGGCCTGCGCTGGGACCGCCATCCCCATCACCGCTTCTGTTCGATGACCTGCCTCACGGCGGGCTCGGCCAACGCCAAGAGGAACCACGGCATGATCGACAAGACCGACATGGAAACCCGCGCGATCCGCGAGGCGCGCCGCGAGCTGGCCGAGGCACTGACGGAGATGGGGCTGATGGAGCCCTTCTTCGACCGGCCGGCTGAGGACATCGACCGCCTGATCGAGGCCTGCGTCGACGGGTTTCAGGCGTCCATGCAGCGCCAATCCGACGCCGGCGATGTGCCGTTCTGA
- a CDS encoding ATP-binding protein: MSLRIVTADERLREAQGKTTMALFGPSGAGKTTLLKTLPAEETVCLDLEAGLKSVQDWRGDSLPIRRFADAVDIACLIGGANPAAQPDEHFSEAHHAHLRGQHPDLAARLDAKRIVFVDSITDLTRQAMAWAKTRPEAMSERTGKPDTRGAYGLLAREVIGLLKHLQHAPGRTVIFVGILERITDEMNRPIWQPQMEGGKAARELPGIVDQVMTLGLFSPETGPDGATAWRHDPEKGETRRLVCRSGNPWGLPAKDRSGRLDLTEPADLGALLSKINHAPKG, encoded by the coding sequence ATGAGCCTCCGGATCGTCACCGCCGACGAGCGGCTGCGCGAGGCGCAGGGCAAGACCACCATGGCGCTGTTCGGCCCGAGCGGCGCCGGCAAGACCACGCTTCTGAAGACGCTGCCGGCCGAGGAGACCGTCTGCCTCGATCTCGAGGCCGGGCTGAAGTCGGTGCAGGACTGGCGCGGCGACAGCCTGCCGATCCGCCGCTTTGCCGACGCCGTGGACATCGCCTGCCTGATCGGCGGGGCGAACCCGGCGGCCCAGCCCGACGAGCATTTCTCGGAGGCGCATCACGCACATCTGCGGGGACAGCACCCGGACCTCGCCGCGCGGCTCGACGCCAAGCGCATCGTCTTCGTCGACAGCATCACCGACCTCACGCGCCAGGCGATGGCCTGGGCCAAGACCCGGCCGGAAGCGATGTCGGAGCGCACGGGCAAGCCGGACACGCGCGGCGCATACGGGCTGCTCGCCCGCGAGGTGATCGGGCTCCTGAAGCACCTCCAGCACGCGCCCGGCCGCACGGTCATCTTCGTCGGCATCCTCGAGCGGATCACCGACGAGATGAACCGGCCGATCTGGCAGCCGCAGATGGAGGGCGGCAAGGCCGCGCGCGAGCTGCCCGGCATCGTCGACCAGGTGATGACCCTCGGCCTCTTCAGCCCCGAGACCGGCCCCGACGGCGCGACCGCCTGGCGGCACGACCCCGAGAAGGGCGAGACGCGCCGCCTCGTCTGCCGCTCCGGCAATCCCTGGGGCCTGCCCGCGAAGGACCGCTCGGGGCGCCTCGACCTGACCGAACCGGCCGATCTCGGCGCTCTCCTCTCCAAGATCAACCACGCACCGAAAGGATGA